The Cucurbita pepo subsp. pepo cultivar mu-cu-16 chromosome LG05, ASM280686v2, whole genome shotgun sequence nucleotide sequence ataagggattttttttcgattttcaaGCATAAGATCAAATTGAGGCACAAAAGAATTTCCCCTCTGACTGTTGTCACGAGGAAGGTTCAAATAATGTCGAGTCTCATTTTGGCATCCACTCGCCTTTGTACATAGTCTACTGATGACAATATCAATTAGAAATGTGAGACAAACTTTCTTATATTGTCTACATCTTTGTCAATATTTCTGCGTTTTAATATGTTTAGTTACAACACCTTACCCCTTTGCAGCGATTATCACAATTCACATCTAGTATTCTGGATGAATTTAGGAAGTTCTACAATTTTTGGTATTCGTAGGCAGTGTGTAAACGGAAATAGTATAGAAGCTTGTACTTGATTGTCATGAAGTTAATAGTCACTTCCTTTTTATacatataaaatacaaaaaataaaccaTTCACCTCTCCATACATGAGGGTATAAAAATGAACTTCTTGATTCAGGAGATGTTTTCTACCTCAACTGGGATGAGGTACTTGTTGGGGCTACAGCGGTGGTCTCAACAGTTGGAGGTTTTGGCAGTGAGGAACAGATGAAAAGAATTAATGGCGAGGCCAACATTGTGGCTGTAAATGCTGCATATGATTTTGGTAAGCAATTTTTGGATTTCACATTTTGACTAGTAACAACCTGTTATTGATCTTTATGAAATTATCTCCAACCCTCTCAAGTCTGTAAAACCCAGCACTTGAGGTTATTTGTTCGAAATTTCTGTTGCACAGTTCGatttttttgtgattttatGATCCATGTTACATTGTTAACTGCACTGTTCTAAAGAATTTTCTTCCTGGCAGGAATTCCCAAGTTTGTCTTAATATCAGTCCACGATTACAATCTACCTTCTTTTCTACTTTCCTCTTCATACTTCACTGGAAAGAGGGAAGCAGAGTCTGCAGTCCTCTCCAAATTTCCAAGATCTGGTAAATTTCTACGTGCCTTCCAGTTTTTACAATGACCCACACTGGGGGTCAGcatttttgttcataaacCAAGTAGGcaataaagtaaaaaactCTTTCACTTAAATACTTCGTGAAGATGTATCATCCCATGCCCCAATGAACTATGATTAGTGATATAGGAGGTTGAGAGATTAGATAATTAGTCTAGTTGTTAATTTTGGGTTGATTGGTGCTTAATTagttctttgtttatttattgtaaGGCTACAAAAAaacctctttttctttgaatattatttgaaatagaaCTTTGTTCTTAGAGGGTATTCTCTCTAACCTTTGGGATGAATCTCTCGaacttttgttcttgttcttgctaGATGATCCTCATCTGAACGGCTAAACATAAAACCATTATGTTTTTTGTCGAACTTCTGAACAACCCTCATAGCTGTCCAGAAATTTCTTATTCACTTTAAGTAAGCCATATTGTTCATTGATTTGCAGGAGTTGTACTGAGGCCCGGTTTCATATATGGAAAAAGGAGGGTAGATGGCTTTGAGATTCCCCTGGACTTGGTTGGAGAACCAGTGGAAAAAATTCTGTCCGCCTTGGGAAACTTCATTAAACCTCTAAGTTCCATTCCAGCTTCTGACATTTTTCTGGCCCCCCCTGTCAGCGTGGACGATTTGGCACTTGCTACTATCAATGCGATCGGGGATGACGACATGTTTGGTGTTTTCACTATTGAACAGATCAAGGAAGCTGCAGCGAAAGTGAGAGCGTGatttgaaaaatatcataatctTGGAAGTTAGtttttctaattatatatatatatatatagatatagatatatgttatatataatattttattggttaaattataagtttgtGGCTATTTGGTTCGGAACttttataattacaaatttgatcaatggttttatctatttatttaataaatcagttaattttatgaatttatacaTGATCTATAAGATACTTTtgaaaactaattttatattatattttgtaggGCATGTATAGAGACTAAATTGAATGAAACCAACTTATAAAGATTGAAttgatatttcaaatttaaaaataattaaaatatatatagcaTAAGAAACAAACACATTTAATCTATTGACGTGGAATGTCCTCTAATTAAGAAATGTTATAGcttataaaagataaaattaaatattaactatAGTGGTTATAACTGTCTTACGCgaaacaatataaaattaatgagCGGGTTTGATgcaaatttagatatttttcctaaagttattttgaaatttacatttaataattcaatataaatttattgtttggtttcacatttttaaataaaaattaggtatgaataattaaaagtgttttttttagaaggatattaaatagaaaaaataattgattttaaaaccAATTGAATCTGAATCCAATACATTTGAGACAACAACTTGGCGCATACTTTGCTGACAGACAGCACGGAGTAGTACTGAAAAAGGCTGAATCCCGAAGAAGAAGCACCATCCTTGTCTCTgtttatttttcactttttatttcttacaaatttagtttttaaagtttaatatatatatatttttatcttcaaattttaattttatatctatttaattaaaaaaatcaatacatccttaaacttttaattttatatttaatagattttttaattttttttaattttttaatttatcaatgTATTAGACAATCAATTATTCTTCAAGGTGCTGTTCCACGAAGATAAGGAGGAGAATCGGCCTACCACGAATTAAAGGAAGACAAGTCACCTTGTGGGGCCTCCTCTGCATTCGTAAAACGACACCGTTTTTTTTAACGTTGTCCCCGTGAACTTCGGCTCCAAGCACCTTTACTTTCACGTCGCTATCACAAGGACTTGGCTGAGTCCACTTCCCCCACTCGAGTATAAAGTCTTAGATGTTTTACAACCAACGGCGTCGTTTCATCTCTTTCCCGCTCCTTCGCAACGCTTCGCGCTGAATCCACCTCCGAAGACCTAGATTCCTCCTTTCGTCTAGTTCATCGtctgaatgtttcgttctcagATCTTGTGTAATTCTCTTTCGGTTNttttttttttttttttttttttttttttttttttttttttttttttgaatttggcTTGATTTTGCGACTTTGAGGTCTTTTTGTGGATTTCAACTGTTTATTTCTGCTTATGTGATTATGTATGTGTAAATCAGGTACTGGATTTTCTCTGTTGATGTTTTGGAACCAATTGACAATGTTGTTTCAGTTTTCAAAAAGTTTATTACGTTTTTTTGAGATCTTCTTGCTTTGATAATTCGTTTTCTTCAATAAGAAGTATCTTATATGGaacattttagttttttttttttttgctcacCTATGATTTTACCCCTAATTGCTTCCGGTTTATTTTCTATGAACAGTCTTTTGAAGAATTTCAATGGTATGTTAGCGACTTGGGGTATAATTTGACTGATTTTTGGTGGCTGCGGATAATGGGGAAAAGGGCCCTATTGTGCAGGATGACCGCTGATTGCAGACAACGGTATTGTTTGCTcgaatcttattttattaccATCTGATAGACCATTGTAATTTAGAAATGTTTTGGCAAATATTCTGTTCCTTTTATCTAGGTGGGGGATTTTTCTGTTTATAAGGGGACACAAGGTATTCATCTTTGGAACAACTCtttcttttgatatttgaCGAGCCCTTGACCTTTATTCTCCTATTTTATCCTCGAGGACATACATGGTAGAGTAAAGCCCATGGATCGTTGTTAGAGAAATTTGTCTTGTTTGATAGTAGATAGTAGGGGTGTACATCGGTCGAGTTTGGGGGTATTTTATGGATTTTCTCgaatttttgggttggtcaATTCCTTGACGCCACCTACCTGATTAGAGAGGGCTACCTAACCCATTCCAATCATTCTATTACTGTCGGGTTGGGAGCATTTGAGATTTTGAGTTAGGAGAcgacaaaacaaaagaatcaaaatgagAAGTGTTGGCAAATGACGAATGATGAGCGTCGAAGAGTGAGAAGTTGTAAACGACAGACAGTGGTGAATCGAGCACCGACGAACAATGAACGATGGTGAATGCAGTTTGGATTTTGAGAGAATGAAGAGAGAGGGGAGATTGAACGATGAGTGGCGAAGAGCGAAAATGGTAAACTACAAGCAGTGATGGCCAACGAGCAGCAACAAACAATGAAAAACCATGAAGGACAGTTTGGGttttagagaatgaaatgTGATAGAAGGGAGATTGAACGATCCAACGAGAGAGactaagagagagagagagagcgagagacAGGAAGGTGTATATGTGCACTCTGTAGTTGTAAATGTCAGGGAGAGAATTATTGTCTTAAAAGGCTATTGAAGCTTACGCCTTGAAGCTCATCTCGTGGCAAGATTAACTTTTAGCCTCAAAACTTATGCATTCTTTTCATACGTGGCTTGTGCATTTCACAGGAGAGTATTACATCTCTATGAAAATTCACTGAGGCTTAAATTCTCTATGAAAACACATTGAGTCTTTAAGTCTCTACGTCTTGTATAAtgattagaaaaataatactaaCAATTTGAAATGTTAAGGTTTGAGTTTTAACAATTTGAACTATTGCTACTTTTATCCCTTAGgctttaaaaacattgaaggcaaaaatttatagaataaCTTAATCCTATTAGTGACAATAATAATGATGTTAAAGATatcttttagaatttttgaTTAAGTGGCAATTGACAtgggtgttttttttaatcttttgatGTAAGTATTATGTTTAGCAATACTTTGTTCAcacaaatttagaatttttgtctgcttttttgtttttgcctTCGTGGTTCCTAGATTCATGCTCTTGATCTATTATTAttgctattttttaaattcatttctcCATATGCAGTCTGTCCTTATTGTTAGctatatgatatttttatttatttctgctttctttttgaaaaatgacGTCTATCATGGAGGTTGACATGCTCAACGCATGAGTTGGatcctttttcttattttggaTACAAATGTGGTCTACAGGAGTAATTGGGGCATGCACATTAATCCTgtagatattttattaaaaaggcAGGGTCTCTTTCATCTCgttaaaactcaaaattaatattgcaATTACAACCATTAGAGAAAGGACAAGGATTTTTGCTTGAGCCATGAGAGCATAAGACATAATCTTACTGAGAAATagaagaaattattaaaaaaaggtcTAGCACTAAAGTGTTTCATATTGATAAAGCACAGAGGTGAGTGGCACTCCACCCTACCCTAAAGGAAAATGAGTTATGATCATTGAGAAACTTGAATAAAACCTATTAATAAATCGAGAAGTATTAGATCACAGAAGAATTAAAATTGCCTTAGAAACCTTCAAAATACCATACTCATGTAGTAACTTGCAGAAAGCCCATTACTATGTCGACAAAGGagaaacaaattattcaaagACTTGTTGTCACATTTATGCATAATATACGAAGGTTGCACGAAGGTATAGTGTCTTTTACTTTTTGTGACAATGAGATTACTTGATCTTTTGATTTCTGATGGCCTAACAACCACGTGAATTTCTGAAGGATTCATATTAAACTAGATATATTTAAGTGATCAATATTAAGATTAGAAAGGagctatttcttttttaatgggAAACTGCCAGACTTTGATAAGGAGTGAAcactgcaaaagaaaaaaggttgaTGAGACATCgcctaaacaaaaaaaattctccaaTGGTGCTAATAGATAAAGAGTCATATTTACAAAAGAATTATTTAGGGAGCACCAAAGCGAAGTCCTAAAAAGAATAGGTACCTCAACAAAGACGGTGGAAAtttatattcttcttttccaTCAAAGTATTCCAAAGAAGATTTTAATGGATAAGGCTTTCAGGTTTTGTTTGAAATGGTGGCTAAGCAATAATTGAGTTGAGTCTTGGAGGGTGGGAAGGGGAACACATGCTGAACATCAAAAGTACACTGAAGATGGCACCTTTAAAATTGAGGGTAAGAACAATATATGAAGAAGTGATGTTGAGATTACGAACTCTAGGACAAAGAGGGCAACTATTAGGTGAATTATAACAGTGGGAATTCCTTCTTTGACTAATGTCATCTGGAACATAATTCTGAAGGAAAGAAATAGATCCTTGTGCTTCTTGGCtcccttttcttgtttgttccTGATCTTGACTTACATATcgtcttcatttcttttgagttATGATGAATTGATACATGATACAGATTTGAAAGTGGTGTAAAGAGGTTTTTTGATCTATTGTCCAAAATATTTACTTAAGTTGTGgctcttattctttttttggaATGATATTTAGTTTGGACGGATGGCACTCCAGTGTCCAATTTTGTAAATCTATGGAAGGCTGGATCTTGAATCTATTGTTCATTTACTGGACTTGTTGCATGGTAAGTGAGCAGAACAGAATTGAACTGGTACAGAAACCAATTGTGTATGTATTGGTGAAGAGAACAGAAGAATATGTATATGGAACTCGACTGTTGTAAATATCAGTGAACTGGACGGATCAAATCAGATGGTGTAGATATGTGTTAACAAGAAACAGGAAAATATGTGGAGATCTTCGTTGATATGTCATCCCGGTGCACCGAGTTGGAAGCTGGATTATAATATTCCATGAACCATGGCATTTGTGAAGCCAAGGAGCCGTCAAATGGTTCTTACAGAACAGATTCTCACCTTTTATTTGTCTGTGGAGGGCTTTGAAGACCATGCCAATTgttttattacaaatttattgcGTAGGGAAAGCATTAATCTATTGAGAAGCTAAATTCTGATGCTGGTATTCCGACTCATTATGAAGGAGCTATGAAGACTATGATTCTTTTCTTGAATATTACCCAAACTGCTCCATCCGCTGGAATTTACTGTATCATGACATTGAGATTTCTGGTCCAGGGAAAAAAGTTTGACATGATGAATATTgtattaagaggatattttgcggtgataattagttagaatatatctcagatatttagggagttgttagtatagatttgattaacggtatattttatttatttaccagatttagttagatatatattttttctatttttaggtattagttgatagtttgtatcctatataaacgtggtaaacctgaatgaagatcatactttcgatcccaattctatttctatttctcattcttaacatattgtttttgtgttttctaTTCAAtgtctttttataaatattatccCCTGCGTTCTGTTATTTTTCAGTACGggattatttttgtattcttaTTTGTTACTTTGCATGCTCCTTTTCTAGTTTTGCTACATTCCTCAGGTCTGCtcataaaattgttaaaaaggAGATCTTTTTTGTCTCTTACAGACCCATCAGAAAAGTTGTATATTGAGGACTTCCTATTCCTGCAACAATGCCATTTTACTGTGGGCTCCTGTGATGCAGGAAATTATCTTGGAAAAACTAGGAATTATTTCAGTGACATCATCCGTTGACTGTCTGTGTgatgttaatatattttacattAGTTCTACAGActgattttatcttttcttttgctaGTCATTTGTTGTTCtgcaaaaaaatttcttatctGGAAGTTGAATATGCCAAGtgattttttataagatattGCGCTCATCTTTGGGGCAGTATTGTTATATTTCAGACCAAGAATCtgcaatttaaattaattgaaagtTCAACAACTAAATTTCTTTTGCAGGGTTTATGAATTATCTCAATTGCATGGTTTTTCTAACCCCTGGATTCCGAAGAGGAGATCTGTAAATATTTTCCTAACAGTTGACCTTTTAGGATATAGTTTGTAGATAAGGATTGTGATCTTGTAGATGAAATGGAAACAAAGTTAACTAAGGTTCTGGATAATGGCAAAAAGATCGTTGTGGGTTTGAAGAGGAAAAGGGCAAATGAAGGCACGGCACATGTTGGAGCTGGCTACAATGCATTTTTGTCCAAGTTGACCTCATCTAGGAATAGACATGCCAAGTGCAAGAGACTCGATGACTGTGAAGTCAGTTGGGGGTCAAACTCTAGAAGATCTTTTCTTAGGAACTATAAAAATTTTAGCAGAAGTGGACTTCCCCAGAGGTTTCTATATTACGAAGATGGGGATTGGGTAGATTACCCTCAGATAATTGTTGAGTTGATTAGGAAACAGTTTCAGATTAAAAATGCGGCAATTGAAGTGGAATTTAGTGGTCGTCATTTGCTGCTAGATGCTCTGTATATGATCCAAGTAGAACTGAAAACAGCTATTCA carries:
- the LOC111796258 gene encoding uncharacterized protein At1g32220, chloroplastic, coding for MASIFFSPAASSAAVLPRVSFRPRSAFHSQSRSCMFGVRCSYADAGVSDEYKSNTIDVVADVRSEKVVVIGGSGFVGSAICKAAVSKGIEVISVSRSGRPTYSSSWVDQVTWVPGDVFYLNWDEVLVGATAVVSTVGGFGSEEQMKRINGEANIVAVNAAYDFGIPKFVLISVHDYNLPSFLLSSSYFTGKREAESAVLSKFPRSGVVLRPGFIYGKRRVDGFEIPLDLVGEPVEKILSALGNFIKPLSSIPASDIFLAPPVSVDDLALATINAIGDDDMFGVFTIEQIKEAAAKVRA